The following are encoded together in the Numida meleagris isolate 19003 breed g44 Domestic line chromosome 19, NumMel1.0, whole genome shotgun sequence genome:
- the LOC110408153 gene encoding oxidative stress-responsive serine-rich protein 1-like isoform X2, whose translation MQALSRKRPRPGSTHARSSRAALTPLPVDPGARPPGARLRGGHWLRAAPPRASGSSARGGGSAWHGADRPPMEPAAEEEQREEEERSLRTAFKKLRVDAARCIAAQPVGDGTILTAPITTAADGAEQQSACCKEAWNGCVRKPSRGSARVSRRRRSKSPVLHPPKFLYCSTKHKTQSDTSKSHISLNVCATAQHCTKDRCNSHFHASDDRRVRTEPLEASTAEGPLGKSRENCLALSSSFDTNLHASQTSDFRSLSMLSRGKQCPCSHKKCQCSQWRDMELYSFAGLRSVLAECEKAILGVHPQSCQSRSLCGTASWGSPRSCSEQARAFVDDVTIEDLTGYLEHYLYIPKKMSPMAEMMYT comes from the exons ATGCAGGCCCTCAGCCGGAAGCGGCCCCGGCCCGGCTCCACGCATGCGCGCTCCTCCCGCGCGGCGCTCACACCACTTCCTGTTGATCCCGGCGCCCGCCCGCCCGGAGCGAGGCTGCGCGGCGGCCATTGGCTGCGGGCGGCTCCTCCCCGCGCCTCGGGGAGCTCGGCCCGCGGGG GTGGGAGCGCGTGGCACGGCGCGGACCGCCCGCCCATGGAGCCGGCAGCGGAGGAGGAgcagcgggaggaggaggagcggaGCCTGCGGACGGCCTTCAAGAAGCTGCGGGTGGACGCGGCGCG ATGTATCGCAGCTCAGCCTGTGGGTGACGGGACGATTCTCACAGCTCCAATAACAACAGctgcagatggagctgaacAACAGTCTGCCTGCTGCAAGGAAGCATGGAATGG GTGTGTGAGAAAGCCTTCACGAGGATCGGCCAGAGTCTCACGTCGCAGACGTTCCAAGTCTCCTGTCCTGCATCCTCCCAAGTTTCTATACTGcagcacaaaacacaaaacccagtCAGACACATCAAAGAGTCACATCAGTTTGAATGTTTGTGCTACAGCACAACACTGCACAAAGGACAGGTGTAATTCTCACTTTCATGCCAGCGATGACAGAAGAGTCAGAACTGAACCTCTGGAAGCTTCCACCGCAGAAGGGCCTCTGGGGAAGTCGAGGGAGAACTGCCTTGCTCTCTCTTCATCCTTTGACACTAACTTGCACGCTAGCCAAACCTCAGATTTCCGCTCCTTGTCCATGCTTAGCAGAGGCAAGCAGTGCCCTTGCTCGCACAAGAAGTGCCAGTGCAGCCAGTGGCGAGACATGGAACTGTACTCTTTCGCTGGTCTGCGCAGCGTCCTGGCTGAATGCGAGAAGGCAATCCTGGGAGTCCATCCCCAGTCCTGTCAGAGCAGGTCCCTGTGTGGAACAGCCTCGTGGGGTTCCCCCAGATCCTGTTCCGAGCAAGCTCGCGCCTTTGTAGATGATGTGACCATTGAAGATCTGACAGGATACCTAGAACACTACTTATATATTCCGAAGAAAATGTCTCCCATGGCAGAAATGATGTATACTTGA
- the LOC110408153 gene encoding oxidative stress-responsive serine-rich protein 1-like isoform X1 has translation MQALSRKRPRPGSTHARSSRAALTPLPVDPGARPPGARLRGGHWLRAAPPRASGSSARGGTRGLEPCGRRRERPRMERDHPRAPRCPCTRGDPARSALTAAPARCVAGGSAWHGADRPPMEPAAEEEQREEEERSLRTAFKKLRVDAARCIAAQPVGDGTILTAPITTAADGAEQQSACCKEAWNGCVRKPSRGSARVSRRRRSKSPVLHPPKFLYCSTKHKTQSDTSKSHISLNVCATAQHCTKDRCNSHFHASDDRRVRTEPLEASTAEGPLGKSRENCLALSSSFDTNLHASQTSDFRSLSMLSRGKQCPCSHKKCQCSQWRDMELYSFAGLRSVLAECEKAILGVHPQSCQSRSLCGTASWGSPRSCSEQARAFVDDVTIEDLTGYLEHYLYIPKKMSPMAEMMYT, from the exons ATGCAGGCCCTCAGCCGGAAGCGGCCCCGGCCCGGCTCCACGCATGCGCGCTCCTCCCGCGCGGCGCTCACACCACTTCCTGTTGATCCCGGCGCCCGCCCGCCCGGAGCGAGGCTGCGCGGCGGCCATTGGCTGCGGGCGGCTCCTCCCCGCGCCTCGGGGAGCTCGGCCCGCGGGGGTACGCGGGGTTTGGAGCCGTGCGGGAGGCGGCGGGAACGGCCCCGCATGGAGAGAGACCACCCCCGGGCTCCGCGCTGCCCGTGTACGCGTGGAGACCCCGCCCGCTCGGCCCTAACGGCCGCCCCCGCTCGGTGCGTTGCAGGTGGGAGCGCGTGGCACGGCGCGGACCGCCCGCCCATGGAGCCGGCAGCGGAGGAGGAgcagcgggaggaggaggagcggaGCCTGCGGACGGCCTTCAAGAAGCTGCGGGTGGACGCGGCGCG ATGTATCGCAGCTCAGCCTGTGGGTGACGGGACGATTCTCACAGCTCCAATAACAACAGctgcagatggagctgaacAACAGTCTGCCTGCTGCAAGGAAGCATGGAATGG GTGTGTGAGAAAGCCTTCACGAGGATCGGCCAGAGTCTCACGTCGCAGACGTTCCAAGTCTCCTGTCCTGCATCCTCCCAAGTTTCTATACTGcagcacaaaacacaaaacccagtCAGACACATCAAAGAGTCACATCAGTTTGAATGTTTGTGCTACAGCACAACACTGCACAAAGGACAGGTGTAATTCTCACTTTCATGCCAGCGATGACAGAAGAGTCAGAACTGAACCTCTGGAAGCTTCCACCGCAGAAGGGCCTCTGGGGAAGTCGAGGGAGAACTGCCTTGCTCTCTCTTCATCCTTTGACACTAACTTGCACGCTAGCCAAACCTCAGATTTCCGCTCCTTGTCCATGCTTAGCAGAGGCAAGCAGTGCCCTTGCTCGCACAAGAAGTGCCAGTGCAGCCAGTGGCGAGACATGGAACTGTACTCTTTCGCTGGTCTGCGCAGCGTCCTGGCTGAATGCGAGAAGGCAATCCTGGGAGTCCATCCCCAGTCCTGTCAGAGCAGGTCCCTGTGTGGAACAGCCTCGTGGGGTTCCCCCAGATCCTGTTCCGAGCAAGCTCGCGCCTTTGTAGATGATGTGACCATTGAAGATCTGACAGGATACCTAGAACACTACTTATATATTCCGAAGAAAATGTCTCCCATGGCAGAAATGATGTATACTTGA
- the LOC110408154 gene encoding oxidative stress-responsive serine-rich protein 1-like isoform X2, translating into MMKTEAKDGEEESLQTAFKKLRVDAAGSVKKPSRGAVRTQRRRRSKSPILHPPKFIHCSAKSQSTCSQLVHKGQIDAPADSTGFGMPVPKEACAHERCSVASDIGQKRDGVGSLGASVAQSTSADTQENCPAAISLASKASLKTAELSDFRSVSKLNKNKPCACVDKACQCKLWQDMEVYKFSGLQNAFTLASDRRTVAEDHSQPLPSRTPSSSPRSCSEQARAFVDDVTIEDLSGYMEYYLYIPKKMSHMAEMMYT; encoded by the exons ATGATGAAAACAGAAGCTAAGGACGGAGAGGAGGAAAGCCTGCAGACGGCATTCAAAAAGCTGAGAGTCGATGCAGCTGG ATCTGTGAAGAAACCTTCAAGAGGAGCTGTGAGAACTCAGCGTCGCAGGCGTTCCAAGTCCCCAATTCTTCATCCTCCAAAATTTATCCACTGCAGTGCAAAATCACAATCCACATGCAGCCAACTAGTGCACAAGGGCCAGATTGATGCCCCAGCTGATAGCACTGGGTTTGGAATGCCAGTCCCAAAGGAAGCTTGTGCACACGAACGATGCAGTGTTGCCTCAGACATTGGCCAGAAAAGAGATGGTGTTGGTTCTTTGGGAGCTTCTGTTGCACAGTCCACATCAGCAGACACACAAGAAAATTGTCCTGCTGCCATTTCTCTAGCATCCAAGGCAAGCCTAAAGACTGCAGAGCTCTCTGACTTCCGATCTGTGTCCAAGCTGAACAAGAATAAGCCATGTGCCTGCGTAGATAAAGCCTGTCAGTGTAAACTATGGCAAGATATGGAGGTGTATAAGTTCTCTGGCTTGCAGAACGCTTTCACGTTGGCATCTGATAGAAGAACAGTTGCTGAGGATCACTCCCAGCCTTTGCCATCGAGAACTCCATCAAGTTCCCCACGCTCTTGCTCTGAACAAGCCAGAGCCTTTGTGGATGATGTGACTATTGAAGATCTTTCAGGATACATGGAATATTACTTGTATATTCCAAAGAAAATGTCTCACATGGCAGAAATGATGTACACCTGA
- the LOC110408154 gene encoding oxidative stress-responsive serine-rich protein 1-like isoform X1 yields the protein MMKTEAKDGEEESLQTAFKKLRVDAAGSTASLSIGEGTSPRALVRTAADETKPKNACTSKETWHGSVKKPSRGAVRTQRRRRSKSPILHPPKFIHCSAKSQSTCSQLVHKGQIDAPADSTGFGMPVPKEACAHERCSVASDIGQKRDGVGSLGASVAQSTSADTQENCPAAISLASKASLKTAELSDFRSVSKLNKNKPCACVDKACQCKLWQDMEVYKFSGLQNAFTLASDRRTVAEDHSQPLPSRTPSSSPRSCSEQARAFVDDVTIEDLSGYMEYYLYIPKKMSHMAEMMYT from the exons ATGATGAAAACAGAAGCTAAGGACGGAGAGGAGGAAAGCCTGCAGACGGCATTCAAAAAGCTGAGAGTCGATGCAGCTGG CTCTACTGCTTCTCTTTCTATTGGTGAAGGGACAAGCCCAAGAGCACTAGTTagaacagcagcagatgaaACCAAACCTAAGAATGCTTGTACTTCTAAGGAAACCTGGCATGG ATCTGTGAAGAAACCTTCAAGAGGAGCTGTGAGAACTCAGCGTCGCAGGCGTTCCAAGTCCCCAATTCTTCATCCTCCAAAATTTATCCACTGCAGTGCAAAATCACAATCCACATGCAGCCAACTAGTGCACAAGGGCCAGATTGATGCCCCAGCTGATAGCACTGGGTTTGGAATGCCAGTCCCAAAGGAAGCTTGTGCACACGAACGATGCAGTGTTGCCTCAGACATTGGCCAGAAAAGAGATGGTGTTGGTTCTTTGGGAGCTTCTGTTGCACAGTCCACATCAGCAGACACACAAGAAAATTGTCCTGCTGCCATTTCTCTAGCATCCAAGGCAAGCCTAAAGACTGCAGAGCTCTCTGACTTCCGATCTGTGTCCAAGCTGAACAAGAATAAGCCATGTGCCTGCGTAGATAAAGCCTGTCAGTGTAAACTATGGCAAGATATGGAGGTGTATAAGTTCTCTGGCTTGCAGAACGCTTTCACGTTGGCATCTGATAGAAGAACAGTTGCTGAGGATCACTCCCAGCCTTTGCCATCGAGAACTCCATCAAGTTCCCCACGCTCTTGCTCTGAACAAGCCAGAGCCTTTGTGGATGATGTGACTATTGAAGATCTTTCAGGATACATGGAATATTACTTGTATATTCCAAAGAAAATGTCTCACATGGCAGAAATGATGTACACCTGA